A portion of the Candidatus Poribacteria bacterium genome contains these proteins:
- a CDS encoding FAD-binding protein — MNTSESELEQQLSDNLAGEVRFDLYSKALYSTDASLYQVQPIGVVIPKDSQDVIKTVQIASERNVPILPRGGGTSLAGQSVGEAIVIDMSKYMNQLLEVNVAERWARVQPGIVLDELNHKLKPHGLMYAPDVATSSRANVGGTIGNNSAGAHSLIYGKTIDHVMSLDLVLSNADQITAAPISLEELETKKQGDSLEANIYRELCRICADNETEIRKRYPRLLRRVAGYNLDEFIPNAGSKEVTPYRRDGCDENHPFSLTKILVGSEGTLATTLEATINLVPIPKLTALCVVHFKSLIASMEAMQPILACNPTAVELIDKTILNMARGSLEFSRLTTFIQGEPDALLAVEFYGETEAELEAHLDKLEETLRHTGFGYAFVRCFTAEEKARVWETRKAGLGLLMGMKGDAKPVGFVEDAAVPIENLPEYVRRFDEIVTAHDTIAAYYAHASVGLLHNRPIVNLKSETDIQKMHDIAREVRDLLMELDGAMSGEHGDGLVRSEWIESMFGPQIYQALTEVKKAFDPAGIMNPGKIVDAPPMTENLRFGTDYNTIKIDTYFDFSSQDGFGRAIEMCNGVGACRKTLTGTMCPSFIGTREEEHSTRGRANALRSIISGELPHTELTSERLQEVLDLCLGCKACKAECPSNVDMAKIKYEVLAHYHKANGLPLHRRMFGEIGTLAPLGSMFSPFSNWAVNNGLSKWIAEKLVGVDRRRDMPTFVRPTYEQWFRKRNSVRTSDKKVVLFADTFMNYSEPSIGKAAVELLEACGFEVLLPKKRCCGRPLISEGMLDRAVENALYNIDALRDYANEGIPIVGCEPSCTSTLTDDYVELIGTADAKRVAEATYSFEEFFTQLTEEDKLLLEFSVEPRDILLHGHCHQRALVGIQPTVKMLSLPAEHNVTVIDSSCCGMAGAFGYEKTHYDLSMKIGELRLFGAVREKPADSFTLSAAGFSCRHQLEHGTGVQPKHPIEVLREAMT; from the coding sequence ATGAACACTTCTGAATCGGAACTTGAACAGCAATTATCGGATAACCTTGCAGGAGAGGTGCGCTTTGACCTGTATTCTAAAGCACTCTATAGCACAGACGCAAGTCTATACCAAGTACAACCGATAGGTGTTGTAATTCCGAAAGACAGCCAAGATGTCATCAAGACAGTGCAAATAGCGTCAGAACGTAACGTCCCGATCCTTCCACGTGGCGGCGGCACGAGCCTCGCAGGACAGAGCGTCGGTGAGGCAATCGTGATAGACATGTCCAAATACATGAACCAGCTGCTTGAGGTGAATGTTGCTGAGCGTTGGGCACGTGTACAGCCCGGCATTGTCTTAGATGAGTTGAACCACAAGTTGAAACCACACGGTTTGATGTACGCTCCTGATGTCGCGACCAGCAGTCGAGCAAACGTCGGTGGCACCATCGGAAACAACTCCGCTGGCGCGCATTCACTCATTTACGGCAAAACCATCGATCATGTCATGTCGCTTGACTTAGTGCTTTCCAATGCTGATCAAATCACTGCAGCACCTATCTCGCTTGAAGAATTAGAGACCAAAAAACAGGGAGACTCATTAGAAGCAAACATCTATCGCGAACTTTGTCGTATATGTGCAGACAACGAAACAGAGATTCGTAAACGCTACCCACGTCTCTTACGCCGTGTCGCTGGTTACAACCTCGATGAATTTATCCCGAATGCCGGTTCAAAAGAAGTTACTCCCTATCGCCGCGATGGATGCGATGAAAATCATCCGTTCAGCCTGACGAAAATTCTTGTTGGCTCCGAAGGAACACTCGCAACGACTCTTGAGGCAACAATAAACCTCGTTCCGATTCCCAAACTGACGGCTCTGTGTGTCGTTCATTTCAAATCGCTTATTGCCTCTATGGAAGCGATGCAACCTATCTTAGCGTGCAATCCGACCGCTGTAGAACTCATAGACAAAACAATCCTTAATATGGCGCGCGGTTCGTTAGAATTTTCACGGCTTACAACCTTCATACAAGGTGAACCGGACGCGCTGCTCGCGGTTGAATTTTACGGCGAGACCGAAGCGGAATTAGAGGCGCACCTGGATAAACTTGAAGAAACATTGAGGCACACAGGTTTCGGTTATGCGTTCGTGCGGTGTTTCACCGCTGAAGAAAAAGCACGCGTCTGGGAGACTCGGAAAGCCGGACTTGGCTTGTTGATGGGTATGAAAGGTGATGCCAAACCGGTCGGTTTCGTTGAAGATGCCGCGGTCCCTATAGAAAATCTGCCAGAATACGTCCGTCGATTTGACGAGATTGTTACGGCACACGATACCATTGCCGCCTACTATGCGCATGCCAGCGTTGGGCTACTGCACAATCGTCCCATTGTCAATCTCAAATCCGAGACCGATATTCAAAAGATGCATGATATCGCCCGCGAAGTCCGGGACCTACTTATGGAATTAGACGGTGCAATGAGTGGAGAACACGGCGACGGGCTTGTCCGTAGTGAGTGGATAGAGAGCATGTTCGGTCCACAGATATATCAGGCACTCACCGAAGTCAAAAAGGCGTTTGACCCAGCCGGTATCATGAACCCAGGTAAAATCGTTGATGCCCCACCGATGACAGAAAATCTCCGCTTCGGGACAGACTACAACACCATTAAAATTGACACCTACTTCGATTTTTCCAGTCAAGATGGATTCGGTAGAGCGATTGAAATGTGTAACGGTGTCGGTGCGTGTCGAAAGACGTTGACCGGTACGATGTGTCCGTCCTTCATTGGCACCCGCGAAGAGGAACACTCAACACGTGGACGCGCGAACGCGTTGCGTTCTATTATTTCAGGCGAGTTGCCACATACCGAACTCACAAGCGAGCGACTTCAGGAAGTCCTGGATTTGTGTCTCGGATGCAAAGCATGCAAGGCAGAATGTCCGTCGAATGTAGATATGGCGAAGATTAAATACGAGGTCCTCGCGCACTATCATAAAGCAAACGGCTTACCCCTGCACCGTCGGATGTTCGGTGAAATCGGCACACTCGCGCCTTTAGGATCAATGTTTTCCCCTTTCTCTAACTGGGCAGTTAACAATGGACTTTCCAAATGGATCGCTGAGAAATTAGTCGGTGTAGACAGACGGCGGGACATGCCCACTTTCGTACGTCCTACCTATGAACAGTGGTTCCGAAAGCGTAACTCCGTACGAACATCAGACAAGAAGGTTGTGCTCTTTGCCGATACCTTTATGAACTATAGTGAACCCTCTATCGGTAAAGCCGCGGTCGAGCTGCTCGAAGCGTGCGGCTTTGAAGTATTACTCCCTAAAAAGCGATGTTGCGGACGACCTCTCATATCAGAGGGAATGCTTGACCGAGCCGTTGAGAACGCGCTTTACAATATTGACGCGCTTCGGGACTATGCTAATGAAGGAATTCCAATCGTTGGATGCGAACCGAGCTGTACCTCTACCCTCACCGACGATTACGTTGAGCTAATCGGTACCGCTGACGCGAAACGCGTTGCTGAGGCAACCTATTCCTTTGAAGAATTTTTTACACAATTAACAGAAGAAGACAAACTGCTGCTGGAATTTTCGGTAGAACCGCGGGATATCTTGCTGCACGGACACTGCCATCAGCGGGCACTCGTCGGTATCCAACCAACTGTGAAGATGCTAAGTTTACCAGCAGAACATAATGTCACAGTAATCGATTCAAGTTGTTGCGGGATGGCAGGCGCGTTCGGATATGAAAAGACTCACTACGACCTGTCCATGAAGATCGGCGAATTGCGGCTTTTCGGAGCTGTCCGTGAAAAACCGGCGGACAGTTTCACACTTAGTGCCGCTGGGTTTTCTTGTAGACATCAGCTCGAACACGGAACGGGTGTGCAACCGAAGCATCCAATTGAGGTGTTACGCGAAGCGATGACATAG
- a CDS encoding glycosyltransferase: MKPYRRKFALIAERPDVTLRVVMPARWYESFQHIAFEPESDTPCEEFPCPIRFSGYGSRFYYRRGVKSHFKDFQPDIIHLEEEAWSLNALQTVWLKRKYCPRSRFIFRTSLSIPSKQRFGAIPVWIERRVFRETDRAFPLSINAGKILTDRGYTGKQTPFPNGVDVRHFYKMDVRELRNLLQLNDCYVIGYVGRLLQMKGIDTLLEAVAHLVNHDATRPYRLLIVGQGEDKPGFQKTAETLGIAEQIVWVDAVPPEEVATYINCMDTLVLPSRTTAGWVEFFGRVLIEGMACEVPVIGSDSGEIPHVIRDAGLVFPEGDRNALAEQIHRITHDVSLRDNLIERGLARIKDFTWETIAEQTYQVYRELLEEAS; this comes from the coding sequence ATGAAACCGTACCGGCGAAAGTTCGCACTCATCGCAGAGCGTCCAGATGTTACGCTGCGGGTTGTGATGCCTGCACGTTGGTATGAAAGTTTCCAGCATATTGCTTTTGAACCCGAATCAGACACGCCGTGTGAAGAATTTCCCTGTCCAATCCGATTCTCAGGGTATGGTAGCCGTTTCTACTATCGCCGAGGCGTGAAGTCCCACTTCAAGGATTTCCAGCCCGATATCATCCACCTCGAAGAGGAAGCATGGAGCCTCAACGCGTTACAGACGGTTTGGTTGAAACGGAAGTATTGTCCCAGGAGTCGTTTTATTTTTCGCACGTCACTCAGTATACCGAGCAAACAGCGATTTGGTGCTATACCTGTCTGGATCGAACGCAGGGTCTTTCGAGAAACGGATAGAGCCTTTCCACTCAGTATCAATGCCGGCAAGATTCTAACCGATCGAGGATACACTGGAAAACAGACACCATTCCCAAATGGCGTTGACGTGCGCCATTTCTATAAGATGGATGTCCGTGAGTTGCGGAATTTATTGCAGCTCAATGATTGCTACGTCATCGGCTATGTGGGTAGGCTGCTTCAGATGAAGGGAATAGACACACTCCTTGAGGCTGTAGCACACCTCGTAAATCACGATGCAACCCGCCCATATAGACTCTTAATCGTCGGACAAGGTGAAGATAAACCGGGTTTTCAAAAAACTGCTGAAACCCTCGGAATTGCTGAACAGATTGTGTGGGTAGATGCGGTACCTCCTGAAGAGGTAGCCACCTATATTAATTGTATGGACACACTCGTTCTACCGTCCCGAACGACAGCAGGATGGGTTGAATTCTTCGGTAGGGTGCTTATCGAAGGAATGGCGTGCGAAGTACCCGTTATCGGTTCGGATTCTGGTGAAATTCCACACGTAATTAGGGACGCGGGACTTGTTTTTCCTGAAGGTGATAGGAACGCTTTAGCAGAACAGATACATCGCATCACACATGATGTATCTCTGCGGGACAATCTGATCGAACGCGGACTTGCTCGCATTAAAGATTTTACGTGGGAGACAATTGCGGAACAGACGTATCAGGTATATCGGGAATTGCTTGAGGAGGCTTCGTAG
- a CDS encoding extracellular solute-binding protein: MSYLKKSLRRCSVYIVTWGIVLCLLALPAILFAQDELIIISPHPEGIEAEFGKNFEQWYKAQTGRTVKTDWRDVGGTSSNYRFIESEFKRVPEGINIDIFFGGGTDNYLRLSNNGWLHAYKLPEAQLEQMTQSFQGIPLYDAEHQWYGAALSSFGIMYNEQLREMLQLPKASGWQDLGDSALLGRIGAADPRESGSAHMVYEIILQTLGWEEGFSLLTKIGANVRGFSAGANAIPTDVVAGQAIYGLAIDFYAYGQIAVVGADKIKYVVPADGTVITADPIAILKGAPNLPVAQKFLEFVLSEDAQKLWMLRDTDPEGPEWKGGLNRASVLPALYDELGERCIVPNPFSTAGNLFLYNSDKGSTRWDIVNGLFGVLIIDSHKDLVNAWKAIRKCKDPAKREAAIAALTKMPITEEEAMEMAVSTWENPTVRNQKRKEWGQFAKDKFKEARDLAR; the protein is encoded by the coding sequence ATGTCCTATTTAAAAAAATCCCTAAGACGTTGCAGCGTGTATATTGTAACATGGGGAATTGTGCTATGTCTTCTGGCACTGCCCGCTATTTTGTTTGCCCAAGATGAACTCATCATTATCTCCCCGCATCCAGAGGGCATTGAGGCAGAATTTGGCAAAAATTTCGAGCAATGGTATAAGGCACAGACCGGCAGAACCGTCAAAACCGATTGGCGAGATGTCGGAGGAACCTCTTCTAACTATCGATTCATTGAATCGGAATTTAAACGGGTGCCCGAAGGCATCAATATTGATATTTTCTTCGGTGGCGGTACTGACAACTACCTTCGTCTCTCAAATAATGGATGGTTACACGCCTACAAACTCCCCGAAGCGCAACTTGAGCAGATGACACAATCGTTTCAAGGGATTCCGCTCTATGATGCCGAACATCAATGGTATGGCGCAGCGTTATCCAGTTTCGGTATCATGTACAATGAGCAGCTCCGTGAAATGCTACAACTCCCGAAAGCCTCGGGATGGCAGGATTTGGGAGACTCGGCGTTGCTCGGTAGAATTGGTGCAGCGGATCCGAGAGAAAGCGGTTCCGCACACATGGTCTATGAAATTATCCTTCAAACCCTTGGATGGGAAGAAGGTTTCTCACTCCTGACGAAAATCGGCGCGAATGTCCGCGGCTTCTCCGCCGGTGCTAACGCCATCCCGACAGATGTTGTCGCTGGACAAGCTATTTACGGGCTTGCAATCGATTTTTACGCCTACGGTCAAATTGCTGTCGTCGGGGCAGATAAGATCAAATATGTTGTCCCAGCCGATGGCACGGTTATCACTGCCGATCCAATTGCAATTCTCAAAGGCGCGCCGAACTTACCCGTCGCGCAAAAGTTTCTTGAATTCGTTTTATCGGAAGATGCTCAGAAACTCTGGATGCTCCGCGACACCGATCCAGAGGGGCCCGAATGGAAGGGTGGCTTAAACCGAGCGAGTGTGTTGCCAGCACTCTACGATGAATTGGGAGAAAGATGCATCGTCCCAAACCCATTCAGTACAGCAGGGAATCTGTTTCTATACAACTCCGATAAAGGCAGCACCCGATGGGATATTGTCAATGGTCTCTTCGGCGTTTTGATTATTGATTCTCATAAGGATCTCGTCAACGCGTGGAAAGCAATCCGAAAGTGTAAAGACCCAGCAAAGCGCGAGGCTGCGATCGCAGCTTTAACGAAGATGCCGATAACTGAAGAAGAGGCGATGGAGATGGCAGTTAGTACTTGGGAAAACCCAACAGTCCGCAACCAGAAAAGAAAGGAGTGGGGACAGTTTGCTAAGGACAAGTTCAAAGAGGCGCGGGATCTGGCAAGATAA
- a CDS encoding CBS domain-containing protein, which yields MKENKSQVAVVSKQDGTKVELAQSNALVVYEQQELAAEKKGFFRKPRRKSTPSHGQLVQLLLENIETFSEDEVQLFRAIFDLKTLTVQEVMIPLSEIIPLTVESQCSEISKYYRASNYSYIPVYNERVDCLLGVIDAMEILTSEHNDENLSRFVREVCYVPTLKPALALLNELRQSEIPAAIVVNEHGSCVGIVELMDILEKVIGEIAANRKRDMPRVEQLSRNEWHIDARVLISEVNTALDIQIPTDRCDTIGGFMLMLLGRLPQQGEKVEYEDLEFNMDQVLKYRISGIRVTKKVVGKTRR from the coding sequence ATGAAAGAAAACAAGAGCCAGGTGGCTGTTGTTAGCAAGCAGGATGGAACAAAAGTAGAACTGGCACAATCTAACGCCCTCGTTGTTTATGAGCAACAGGAACTCGCTGCTGAAAAAAAGGGGTTCTTCCGGAAACCGAGACGTAAGTCGACACCGTCTCACGGACAACTTGTGCAATTACTTCTGGAGAACATCGAGACCTTTTCCGAAGACGAGGTTCAACTGTTCCGTGCAATTTTTGATTTGAAAACATTGACGGTGCAGGAGGTGATGATTCCCTTGTCAGAGATAATTCCGCTAACAGTGGAATCGCAGTGCTCTGAAATCTCGAAATACTATCGCGCTTCCAACTACTCTTACATCCCTGTTTATAATGAGCGCGTTGACTGTTTGCTCGGAGTAATTGATGCGATGGAAATCCTCACAAGCGAGCACAATGACGAGAACTTATCACGATTTGTAAGGGAGGTTTGTTATGTACCCACACTGAAACCTGCCTTGGCTTTATTGAACGAGCTGCGGCAATCCGAAATCCCCGCTGCAATTGTGGTTAACGAGCATGGAAGTTGCGTCGGGATTGTAGAATTAATGGATATTTTGGAAAAAGTTATTGGCGAAATAGCAGCTAATCGGAAACGCGATATGCCTCGCGTTGAACAACTCAGCAGGAACGAATGGCACATTGATGCACGCGTGTTAATTTCTGAAGTCAATACCGCGTTAGATATCCAAATTCCCACAGATCGGTGTGATACCATTGGTGGCTTTATGCTCATGTTACTCGGGCGATTGCCACAGCAAGGCGAAAAAGTTGAATATGAAGACCTTGAATTTAATATGGATCAGGTACTCAAATACCGTATTTCTGGTATCCGAGTTACGAAAAAAGTCGTAGGGAAAACTCGGCGGTGA
- a CDS encoding M23 family metallopeptidase — MNILVFTSSRGNSVRQHIISKGHILLFALTVLVLLLIGISGIGYGLFQKFHETGAEKRLQASLEENDKLMQAKLQVESELADVNEEMKDIRQMAKTIQEALGILGQGGGDSTPWESEGTEDQTDAQQENAEATTDAAAHENGMLKPLTPRVLREEILPLYDYTSTHQKQIDGYPSILPVKLQQENGEKYGYWYSSPYGWRIHPLTKKREFHQGLDIKTRAGVPVIAAADGTVSKIESNGYFGKTVEITHGGDQFKTLYAHLEGYADGLKVEHEVVRGDIIGYVGNTGRSTGSHLHYGVYDAKREKWVNPINYILDQQPTFSP, encoded by the coding sequence ATGAATATCCTCGTTTTTACCTCGTCTCGTGGAAACTCAGTTCGCCAACATATAATCAGCAAAGGGCACATCTTACTTTTCGCCCTCACTGTTTTAGTTTTATTATTAATAGGGATCAGCGGGATTGGCTACGGGCTCTTCCAGAAGTTCCATGAAACTGGTGCCGAAAAAAGACTACAAGCGAGTCTGGAAGAAAATGATAAATTAATGCAGGCAAAACTTCAGGTCGAATCGGAACTCGCTGATGTTAATGAAGAGATGAAAGATATTCGCCAGATGGCAAAAACGATTCAGGAGGCTTTGGGGATTCTTGGGCAAGGCGGCGGAGACAGTACCCCTTGGGAATCCGAAGGAACTGAGGACCAAACTGATGCCCAACAGGAAAACGCCGAAGCGACTACCGATGCCGCAGCCCATGAAAACGGGATGTTAAAACCACTAACACCTCGCGTCCTGAGAGAAGAGATTCTGCCTCTCTACGACTATACCAGCACGCACCAAAAACAAATTGATGGGTATCCTTCAATTCTACCGGTGAAACTCCAACAGGAGAACGGGGAGAAATACGGTTATTGGTACTCTTCACCCTATGGATGGCGTATTCACCCGTTGACGAAGAAGCGCGAATTCCACCAAGGATTGGATATTAAAACCCGTGCTGGCGTTCCTGTTATCGCTGCCGCTGATGGAACAGTCTCAAAAATTGAAAGTAACGGTTATTTCGGAAAAACAGTTGAGATCACCCATGGAGGAGACCAGTTTAAAACATTATACGCGCATTTGGAAGGTTACGCCGATGGTCTCAAAGTCGAGCACGAAGTGGTGCGTGGCGATATTATCGGCTACGTTGGAAACACGGGACGCAGCACCGGTTCGCATCTCCACTACGGAGTTTATGACGCGAAAAGAGAGAAATGGGTGAATCCGATTAATTATATCCTCGACCAACAACCAACATTTTCACCATAA
- a CDS encoding phytanoyl-CoA dioxygenase family protein, with protein MDLKERKAFFEKEGYLVVENLLSATEIETCQTEIHCLHQFAAGQESEREKERAETARRHVQHEPFAKDETQGDRLPVLRKAENTRQYSEVFRNLAQHPKLIAVVQELIGEEDLLLFRSTLMFKPAFHGSSHGLHQDSAYWPMEPPNLVTVSIALNDATPENGCFKVIPRSHLWGMQSWGHIAREQGAELTDRKEVAEQQTDVPLSAGSALFFHSLMVHGSGPNTTANPRNTALYAYFSPRVRYVPKGGKPGEKTFPVVAGLGGKTELTLVAQT; from the coding sequence ATGGATTTGAAGGAGCGAAAAGCATTTTTTGAAAAGGAAGGCTACCTCGTTGTTGAGAACCTGTTATCGGCAACAGAGATCGAAACATGCCAAACAGAGATCCATTGCTTGCACCAGTTCGCTGCAGGGCAGGAGTCCGAGAGAGAAAAAGAGCGAGCAGAGACCGCACGTCGGCACGTGCAACATGAACCCTTTGCTAAAGACGAAACACAAGGTGACAGGTTGCCGGTGCTACGGAAAGCAGAAAATACGCGTCAGTACTCCGAAGTCTTTCGGAACCTCGCACAGCATCCGAAACTAATTGCTGTCGTTCAAGAACTCATTGGTGAAGAAGACCTGCTACTCTTTAGAAGCACACTGATGTTCAAACCAGCATTCCACGGGTCTTCACATGGACTGCATCAAGACTCAGCATATTGGCCCATGGAGCCGCCGAACCTCGTTACTGTCAGCATTGCGCTCAACGATGCGACACCAGAAAACGGCTGTTTCAAGGTAATCCCGAGAAGTCACTTGTGGGGAATGCAGTCTTGGGGACACATTGCGCGGGAGCAGGGTGCAGAACTCACCGATCGGAAAGAGGTCGCGGAACAACAGACGGATGTCCCGCTTTCTGCGGGAAGTGCTCTATTCTTCCATAGTTTGATGGTACACGGTTCCGGACCAAACACTACGGCGAATCCTCGGAACACGGCGTTGTATGCCTACTTCTCACCGCGGGTCCGGTATGTGCCGAAAGGTGGAAAGCCGGGCGAGAAAACATTTCCGGTTGTTGCTGGACTTGGTGGTAAAACGGAATTGACGCTTGTTGCCCAAACATAG
- a CDS encoding Nramp family divalent metal transporter, which produces MSKIYQPLDDFKVVELPEKQLPFWKIAGPGAILVGLSIGAGESVIWPRIVAEYGGSMIWAAVLGVFLQLWINFEVGRWTIATGETVYTGYSRIWRGFAPLFILLTVVGWIAPGWARTSGLALKALVLGPGGWGSDTFWTIVTFSAVALILFGPKMIYQSVENTVEVLVAIVTVGLILVAIMVGSMDTWKELGAGLINVGYKEPGMSVKQLFIALVFAGAGGTANLFYTFYLRDKNIGMGAQLPGLQNPLRGRSEKVPATGFLFEATEENRKRFTAWWQYVKNDQMLFFWALNTLTILLFIFGALAVLHPNGIVPEQGRLIYDEAQILGEIWGVTGQKIFLLVGVATLFGTQLALVDGVSRSISDIIYTNFQGAQNRDLNWWYLLIAGIWIVGGCVITFVMEQLNVSELGFLFNAAYMGGFAMAIYVPLTLYMNYRFLPDFAKPKRLSTFMMVIASCVYIGFAISSIIWEAKQLIGG; this is translated from the coding sequence ATGTCCAAAATTTATCAACCGCTGGACGATTTCAAAGTCGTCGAATTGCCAGAAAAACAGTTACCTTTTTGGAAAATTGCGGGCCCCGGTGCTATCTTGGTTGGTTTATCCATCGGTGCGGGTGAGAGTGTGATTTGGCCCCGCATCGTCGCGGAATATGGTGGGAGTATGATCTGGGCAGCCGTCCTCGGTGTATTCCTTCAACTCTGGATTAATTTTGAAGTGGGCCGCTGGACAATCGCTACAGGTGAAACGGTATATACAGGCTACAGCCGCATCTGGCGAGGATTCGCGCCGTTGTTTATTCTACTCACAGTAGTGGGTTGGATAGCACCCGGATGGGCACGAACATCAGGTCTTGCTCTCAAAGCACTTGTGCTTGGACCCGGCGGTTGGGGTTCCGATACCTTTTGGACGATAGTGACATTCTCAGCGGTCGCGCTCATTCTCTTTGGACCGAAAATGATCTACCAATCTGTCGAAAACACGGTTGAAGTGTTAGTCGCGATCGTAACCGTTGGGTTGATTTTAGTTGCAATCATGGTCGGTTCAATGGATACGTGGAAAGAACTCGGTGCAGGGTTGATAAACGTTGGTTACAAAGAACCGGGGATGTCCGTGAAACAACTGTTTATTGCATTAGTCTTCGCGGGTGCTGGAGGGACAGCAAACCTTTTTTACACATTCTATCTACGCGACAAAAACATCGGAATGGGGGCGCAGCTGCCGGGGTTACAGAACCCACTTCGCGGCAGGAGTGAAAAGGTCCCCGCAACAGGCTTTCTCTTTGAAGCAACAGAGGAAAATCGTAAACGCTTCACCGCATGGTGGCAATATGTGAAAAACGACCAGATGCTTTTCTTCTGGGCACTCAACACACTTACGATTCTGCTCTTTATTTTCGGCGCACTCGCGGTTTTACACCCAAACGGGATTGTCCCTGAGCAAGGCAGACTTATCTACGATGAAGCACAGATATTAGGTGAAATCTGGGGCGTGACGGGACAAAAGATTTTTTTATTGGTCGGTGTCGCGACACTTTTCGGAACGCAACTCGCACTTGTTGATGGGGTATCACGCTCCATTTCTGATATTATCTATACCAACTTCCAAGGGGCTCAAAACCGAGATTTGAATTGGTGGTATCTCCTCATCGCAGGTATCTGGATCGTTGGTGGGTGCGTCATAACCTTCGTGATGGAGCAGTTAAACGTCAGTGAATTAGGATTTCTCTTCAATGCGGCATACATGGGCGGTTTCGCTATGGCGATTTACGTGCCGCTTACGCTTTACATGAACTACCGTTTCCTACCTGACTTCGCAAAACCGAAACGGCTTTCTACCTTCATGATGGTAATCGCTTCATGCGTCTATATCGGATTTGCGATTTCAAGTATCATCTGGGAAGCCAAACAATTGATTGGAGGCTAA